AaccttgattttaaaagaaacatgaagaCTAGAAGGGGCTGCTAGGTAGAATGTAGAGAGATCCATGTGCGGGAGGCatcaaggaagaaaatagagGTATCTAGAGTAGTGGAGCAAACAGATCCAAAGGATAGGATGTTGTGGCCAGAGCCTGGGATATGTGATTTTAGTATTTTAGAGCTGGGCCAGTTCTAGGCAATAACGAAGTATAGGCTGTAGCTGTGGTGGAATGGAATAATTCGAGTGTCACAGACAGGAAGATTGTTAAGCGATGAGATTTGTAAAGAAACTGAGGATGGGATGTTGAAGGGGTTACCCATGTGCACTTTGAGGTCATCAGGGTGACACAGGAGGATAGGAGTTGGGTGGAGAGGAAGAATGTAAAGCGCTGCCAAAGTCTTCAGTGAGTGAGGGGAGTGAGCATGGTACATGGCAGGAAGGAGAGATGATCTAGCCTGGTGGCATAAGTCACAAAAGGGAAGTGAGTTTGCAGATGGGTAGAGGAGCAGTGATCTAAAGTTGCAGTGTGGGCTCAACAGAATACAGGCATGCCCTGCATGGGATGTGGCAGGATGAACAGCCTCCACCAGAGGTCTACAGGGAGAGTGGTGGCCTGAGGGGCTGATAGGCTTCCAGGAAGACAAGTTGTGGAAGGAATGCTGAGTTGAGGAACTTGAGGACAAAGATGAGTTGGCTGATTATGGAGCAGGACTTCTAGAAGGCACAGGAAAGTATTTGAAAGGAGAAGGATTGGAAGGTTGGCTGAAGGGAAAGAAAGTAATATTACCTATCAGAATTCCAAATACAAGAAAGGCTAAATCATCAGTGGAGTTTCCTGGTCCAACTTTATCTAGAGGATTatacccacatttttttttttttaagattttcatttattcataagagccgagagagagagagagagagagagagagagtgagaggcagagacacaggctccatgcaggaagcccgaaacgggactcgatcccgggactccaggatcacactctgggctgaaggcaggctctaaactgctgagccacccagggatcccctgtacccatatttaagaaacagaaattttggGTTCATTCAGAGAAAAGGAACAGGAATATTTTGACCTATTTAGTATTAACAAATACTtgtgggcagccggggtggctcagcattttagcaccgccttcaacccgggtcctgatcctggagacccgggttccagtcccatgtcaggctcccttcatggagcctgctcctccctctgcctgtgcctctgcctcgctttttctctctctgtgtctctcatgaataaataaataaaatcttaaacaaacaaacaaatactcGTTGAGTGCCTGCAACATGCAGAACACTGCTTGGCCCTGATAATATGTAGGTAATATGAGTCATAATCAGTGCCCTTGAGGAGGAGATGTGTATACCAACTGTGAACTGCCAGACAGCAGTGTCACAGGTCCAGCCAAGGGACTGTGAGAAGCATTCAGGAGAGGCAGTTATTCTGCTTAGCTCATTATTGCTGCATGACAATACAGATGCAGTGTTGCCagattttcttataattttaagaggagggcacctgggtggcttagtggctgagtgcctttggctcaaggcatgatcctggggtcctgggttggagttccacatcaggctccctgcagggagcctgcttctccctctgcttatgtctctgcctctctgtgtctctcaaagaGGAACCAGAAATCTCTGTATTTAAGTGTAatttccttggggcacctgggtggttccatcagttacaagcacctgactcttgaacttggctcagatctttttttttttttttttaagattttatttatttattcacgagagacacacagagagaagcaggttccatgcagggagcgcaatgtaggactcgatcccagaactctaggatcatgctgtgggccgaaggcagacactcaactgctgagccacctaggcatctctcagctcagatcttgatctcaggattgtgagtttaagccctacattgggctccacactggatgtggagcctactgaaaaatgaatgagtgaagttcatcattttcaaatgtcagtaactaattaaaattttccaaaaaaaattttttttaaagattttatttatttattcatgagaaacacacagagagagaagcagagacacaggcagagggagaagcaggctccatgccggaagcctaacataggactcaatcccaggtccccaggatcaggccctgggccgaaggcggcactaaaccgctgagccacccaagctgccctaaaattttctttaaaatacaatacagaggggcacctgggtggctcagtcagttaagcatctgccttcagctcaggtcatgatccagagttctgggatcaagtcccgcattgggctccctgctcagtggaagtctgattctccctctgcccctcccccgtgctcatgctctctcactcaccctctcaaataaataaaatatattttttttaattaaaaaatccaactattgatttcagctcaggtcatgatctcagggtcctgggatcaagctccatgtcaggctccagacTCAGCAGGAAATCTATTTGGGGattctcttcccacccccaccccaaataaataagccttgaaaaaaaatacaatacagtGCAAAACAGATTGCATAGAATATTTAAATGGACTGCCAGCTTGCAACTTCTGCCATAGACTGAAAAATACAGTAGCAGAAGAGTATCCTAAGCCACTGTGGTTAGCAAAAAGTGTGTCTCAAAATCATGTATGAGGAATAGTTTGATGAGATGGGTATTGTGATCAGCCTAGAGAGACATGGACACTAATTTCAACTATGTAAAGGACCATCATGTGGAAGACAGATTAGATCCACATCCTTTACAGCCCCAAAAGGTTAAACAGTGTAATCAGGCAACATATTTCAACTTAAAATAGGAAGGAACTCTGTTATGACTAGAAATGCCTGAAGTCCCAGTGTGCTGCTCTGGCTGGAGCAAGTGGACAGGGTAGCTATAGAGGAATATGCAGGGAAACAGTGGGCTTCTCATCCAagggtcccttccagctctaaagCTGTACTATTCTGAGTGTATGAGGAACCAAGTGGTCAGGATGTCAGAAAACATCAGAAGTAGAAGGTGCTAGGAGGCCTCAGAGGATCTACATGAATGACTTAGGCAGGGACTAGCCAGCTAGGAAGATAATTGAGAGACTGGGGGACAGAAGTGGGTGTGGGCACAAAGGGGACTCACCATCCCTTCATACCTTCCTTTGACCCTGAAGAGACATACGAGAGGCTCGAGGCTGACAAAAAGAAGCAGGTGCACAAGAAGAGGAAGTGCCCTGGGCCCATAATCACCTATCATTCGGTGACAGTGCCGCTTGTTGGGGAGCCAGGCCCTAAAGAAGAGAATGTGGATGTGGAAGGGTGAGTGTGTCatagggaagagggggagagagccttctccctgccctcctcagcTCTTCTCCCACAGCTATCCTTCAGAGTCCTCTTCCTTCAGCTCCTTGTTTCTTttagccttcttctctctccagCTTTTCCATCCAGCCCAGCTTGCTTTTCCCTGTCACTTAGATTCTCTCAGAACATTGTCATCACTctacctccttcctctctttccttgccTGATGTTTATCTATTGTTTTCTCTCCTCAGagtgtttgtgtttttctgtctctccccttAGGCTGGATCCTACTCCCACAGCTTCTGCACTGACTCCCCATGCCGGCACTGGACCCGTTGTCCCTCCACCTCGCTGCTCGCGTACTTTCATCACTTTTAGTGATGATGCAACATTTGAGGAATGGTTTCCCCAAGGCCGGCCCCCAAAGGTCCCTGTTCGGGAGGTCTGCCCCGTGACCCATCGCCCAGCCCTGTACCGGGACCCTGTCACAGACATCCCCTACGCCACTGCTCGAGCCTTCAAGATCATCCGTGAGGCCTACAAGAAGTACATCACTGCCCACGGACTGCCGCCCACTGcctcagccctgggccctggcccaCCACCTCCCGAGCCCCTCCCTGGTTCTGGGCCCCGAGCCTTGCGCCAGAAAATTGTCATCAAATAAGGAGATGTTTAATCCTTAGAAACCTCTTTCCTGCCCTGACTTGGGGCTCTTCAtgtttccccttctctccctgcttctcccctttgtCAGCTCTGAGCTTTGCCCAgcccttttctatttctttcccccCAGTTCCtactggttttgtgttttttaatctaataaaagagaaagatctcCTTTGTCTGGTGTCTGATGTAGAGTTGGGTGCAGTCTGTGAATGTCTGAGTATatatgggtttttattttgtttaatagcGTTTATTGTGAGCTTccgtttttaaattataagtatTTGTTCCTCCAGCTGGATTATAAACACCTTTAGACACCCAAACAAAATTCTTATACTTACCTTCATATCACCTTATATTCCCTGCTTTGAATATAGCAAGGCACCAATTAAGTAGGAACTGTGTGGTTCTCCTAGAACAGTTTGTAGGACTTGGGCTCATATGCACGAAGGGAAGGAAGTGCCATGGCTGTTACTGGCCACTAGAGGCTCTCAGGGCTGGGCAGGGTATGGGGGCTGTGTATATGTGATCTCCCACTACCCCCCACCTGGCCAgagctaaaataataaaatgctgagCTCACTgttcccccaccctcttccccggCACtgggctcctcctgctgctgagACAGTGCTCCAGTAGCACTGACAAACCgacagaaggggaggtgagaaGGGAAGTGGCCACCAGGACTGGTAGGTGGGGAAGGCAGGGGGCTTATGGATCAGAGCTCGGTGGGAGATGGGAGGTGAGGGGTGGCTCCTACTGGGAATGATATGAAGCGTGTTTCTGTTCTTGGTGTATGTTCTGCCACTGTCCTATCCCTTAACTGTAGTTTACATTGTCAGTGCAAGTATCTCACACACTTTGTGGATCTTTCATATTTGGCATGGTGTGTATGTGTAGCTTGTGTGTATTTTCTATAATGTAAAAGATTGGACAAGTTTAATCTTCCTGCTGTATTTAGAGAAACTTTATTGCATGTGGAGAAGGCATTTCCTACCCATTGGTCCGGTGTCACCTTCCCATCCAAAGCCAGGGACAAATTATGGGAACTCAGTCCCTTCTGAGAGCGTACCACCCTTCCCCCAACCTGGAAGTTCCCCAGCTCCTCTGAGCCTTTGCTTTCCCTTGGGCTTTAGTTTTAGCAAACATAGAAAGTGAAATCTTGATTCTCCCAcaataaaagaggaaatgaggATAGGGTAAGAAAACTGCCTCTTTTCTCCCCGCTTCCCTTGCTTCCTTAAACCAGTATAGGAAAAAGACGATtatggggaagagaggaggaattTCCCTGAAGCTCTCTGTATGCCCCCCTTCCTTTCAATAGGAACTGGGCATGGGGCCAGCTGTTGGCAGGGGCCCTGGCAGCTGTGCTTGGGCAAGAGGCACCGACCGCCGAGGTCAGAGGGGAGGGTGCTGCCAGGATTTCTCTGTAATACAATGGGCAGGCAAATCCAGCTTGGATGTCTGGGATCCCCAACCAGTGGTTGAAGCTGGggaagcaggaagaaggaagctcTGGTTCTAACTAAACAACCTAACCTTCCCCCATACTCCCATGCCTGACTAGATTTCTAACTGCCAAGGCATCTAGTTCACTGTTCTGCCCCCTGGCCGGTCTGTGTCCTGCTGTGTCTGTGTGCACATTTCCATTATCCAGTCACTTTCCCCATGTTCCCCAGGCTCCGTGAGTGccacacagtggggagggggtggggtccATCATGTCATCATATCAGAAGGAACTGGAGAAATACAGAGACATAGATGAAGATGAGATCCTAAGGACCTTGAGCCCTGAGGAGCTAGAGCAGCTGGACTGCGAGCTACAGGAGATGGACCCCGAGGTAGGGAGCTGGGAGCAGTCTCCAGGCAtttgagaagggggaggggccctgggtggctgagaTCCAGGCTGCCTACAGGGCTTGGAGTCCCAAGGGGGCCAAGGAAAAGGGGTCTGCAGATGTTTTAGGGAGCCCTGGAAGGTGCCCCAGATCAGAGGTCCAACTTGCTCCCCAAAACTTACCCCTCAGAACATGCTCCTGCCAGCTGGACTAAGGCAACGTGACCAGACAAAGAAGAGTCCAACAGGGCCGCTGGATCGGGATGCCCTTTTGCAGTACCTGGAGCAGCAGGCACTCGAGGTCAAAGAGCGGGACGACTTGGTGCCCTTCACAGGGGAGAAAAAGGGTATGGAGACCCTCACGACCATGCCTACCAAAACCCAAATGGTTGTCTCTCAACTGTActcccccctccagcctccctctcGCCTTCCAGCTCCTAGCTGCCCAGGGACTCGGCCACCCTGAAACCTACATGCCATCTTTCACTTCTCCAACTTTTAGAAGAGATCAGGGGACTCAGGAGTCCTGATCTGGTAGAGGACTCAAGCTTTACAGTGGCCCCTAGGACCCAGACCTCCACCTCCcggagaaggaaaggaagctgGATACAGGGATCTTAGGAGGAATGCCCTCTACCTGAACCATCCCTCATCTCCCCATCAGGGAAGCCCTATATTCAGCCCAAGAGAGAAATTCCTGTACAGGAGCAGATCACTCTGGAGCCTGAACTGGAAGAGGCACTGGCCAACGCCACAGATGCTGAAATGTGTGATATAGCAGGTGGGCAGCTGTGGAAAGTTGAGGAGGGTGACGACACCAGGGGCGGGGGGTCCTACCCAGGGCATGGGACTCATGAGGAAAGCCTTGGACAGGACATGGATGTTAAAGAAAGCCTCAAGGtcgtgttttgttgtttttttttttttttatgtattagttcattcattctttaatttagTAAGTTCACATCTCAAAGGCAATTTTACAGGGATCATAAAGCAGGTAAGAGTGTCACTAGTCTGGCTGAAAACAGGAGGAAGTGGGACAGACTCCCTCATCCCTTTTTTTGGCACGTttggtctttccttccttccccctctagGGGTTCCTTAGGAACCCTCCCTTAGCCTGGTCTTAAAGTTTTTTACAAATCACACCTTGAGCAGCTCATGGAAGGGAACTCTGGGACCTAGGGAGAGCGGGAACCTCTTTGGAAGAGTGGGAGAGGTCAGGCTTTAAAACTGCAAcaggggcagcctcagtggctcagcagtttagcgtcgccttcagcctggggtgtgatcctggagacccaggatcgagtctcgcatcgggctccctgcacagagcctgcttctccctctgcctgtgtctttgcctccctccctctctctctgtgcatctctcatgaataaataaataaaatcttaaaaaaaaaaaaaacttcaacagATTCAGAATGAGGAAGGGGTACTGGAAACAAACCCCTTCTCATTCCCTGTCCCCCCCTACTTGCTCTCTCCAGCAATTCTGGGCATGTACACACTGATGAGCAACAAGCAATACTATGACGCCATCTGCAGTGGAGAAATCTGCAACACAGAAGGCATTAGCAGTGAGTGTGTCTGGGGGCACAGCACCCACGACTTTTGGCAGCCACTCCCAAGGTCTGCGGGAAGGTAGCAAAGGGTAAAACAGGGTGATCACGGAGAGGATGTGGTGCATGAATAATAAGAGAACCTATGAGGAGGAGACTGTGGGGGACAGGCTGGGGTTTCCTTCTGGCCCTCACCCACCAGGTGTGGTACAGCCTGACAAGTATAAGCCAGTGCCAGATGAGCCCCCAAATCCTACAAACATTGAGGAGATCCTGAAGAGTGTTCGAAACAATGACAAGGAGCTGGAGGAAGTTAACCTCAATAACATACAGGTATCTGACCCCCCCACACCCATCCTCCAAATACTAAATGCCCATTTAACTATGTGAGTCCCAGATATGTGAGTCCCTTAGCCTGccatttcctcttcccctctGTCAGGACATCCCAATACCCATGCTAACTGAGTTATGTGAGGCCATGAAGAAAAATACCTACGTCCGGAGCTTCAGTCTTGTGGCCACAAGGAGTGGGGACCCCATTGCCAATGTAAGGCAACTTGAAATCCCTAGTCCTCTCCCCATACTTTACCATGCACCCCTGCCAGGGCTGTCATAAGGGTTTGTGCTGGGGATGCTTTTCCTATCAATGTTCTCTTAGGGTAGCCTACGCCCAGTCCTATGGCTCATCACTCTGAAATCTTCTGATCACCTTCTCAGAGAGCCATGGCCCTCTCTACCACCCCACCAACTTCACTGCATGCCTACCCTCCCCGCTTCCCCTACTACCTGTGCTCCCTTCCATCTCCCTGAGCCCCACCTACAGCTCCTCAAGGACTCTTCTCAAAGAGCTGTGTTTCCCTCTtgctcctgttctttctctcctcaGTCATCTGTGAAACTATCCCCTAATCCTAACCCAAGTCCCTACTACCCAGGCGGTGGCTGACATGTTGCGTGAGAATCGTAGCCTCCAGAGCCTGAACATTGAATCCAACTTCATTAGCAGCACAGGGCTCATGGCTGTGCTGAAGGCAGTTCGGGAAAATGCCACACT
This is a stretch of genomic DNA from Canis lupus baileyi chromosome 12, mCanLup2.hap1, whole genome shotgun sequence. It encodes these proteins:
- the TMOD4 gene encoding tropomodulin-4 isoform X1, encoding MSSYQKELEKYRDIDEDEILRTLSPEELEQLDCELQEMDPENMLLPAGLRQRDQTKKSPTGPLDRDALLQYLEQQALEVKERDDLVPFTGEKKGKPYIQPKREIPVQEQITLEPELEEALANATDAEMCDIAAILGMYTLMSNKQYYDAICSGEICNTEGISSVVQPDKYKPVPDEPPNPTNIEEILKSVRNNDKELEEVNLNNIQDIPIPMLTELCEAMKKNTYVRSFSLVATRSGDPIANAVADMLRENRSLQSLNIESNFISSTGLMAVLKAVRENATLTELRVDNQRQWPGDAVEMEMATVLEQCPSIVRFGYHFTQQGPRARAAQAMTRNNELQLQITENRINQEKRFKKLMGIREKQLRRIEIRKLRKKRENLKKVILHTNLRRVR
- the TMOD4 gene encoding tropomodulin-4 isoform X2 is translated as MSSYQKELEKYRDIDEDEILRTLSPEELEQLDCELQEMDPENMLLPAGLRQRDQTKKSPTGPLDRDALLQYLEQQALEVKERDDLVPFTGEKKGKPYIQPKREIPVQEQITLEPELEEALANATDAEMCDIAAILGMYTLMSNKQYYDAICSGEICNTEGISSVVQPDKYKPVPDEPPNPTNIEEILKSVRNNDKELEEVNLNNIQDIPIPMLTELCEAMKKNTYVRSFSLVATRSGDPIANAVADMLRENRSLQSLNIESNFISSTGLMAVLKAVRENATLTELRVDNQRQWPGDAVEMEMATVLEQCPSIVRFGYHFTQQGPRARAAQAMTRNNELRRQQKKR